The following proteins come from a genomic window of Drosophila sulfurigaster albostrigata strain 15112-1811.04 chromosome X, ASM2355843v2, whole genome shotgun sequence:
- the LOC133849016 gene encoding uncharacterized protein LOC133849016 isoform X2, with amino-acid sequence MKYLTKRQRKRKKVQLLNRIGQIQYKATETTKIRTTTTLTTTTEYEIAVNDDNTSNMAVIDVCDNNNNIKLDIETKIKVSKLVCNTKIITKGGSKQHQHHQQQQKQHKGTTTKTCVLPKLNYNLTDKRRYFLGSNTFHIPIDRDLKCYYHRNVPLTLANFMDLDHLDECLGPDSTTAKGEAATSTPEKSKATDHSFGDQQAIIVTTSDPPMSSSSGTSTYSIPDSRDSHTDSQDSQEDSCNGSLTDCSPLSQDSVTTDSQEASGASQEDIREQSDNIHDSQEIQDIENKRHIQDIQSIQAIEPNNIATLESSVVPTSVNELLIQFAINTPYPELARLTLAMLQNTAFGALATGTPSTVGNIPSYEFWPHPYQLNDDTTATPTTTTSTPELDALPSCSLRPIGYETKCKTEQPPQQQLQQQQQPEQSQSTQDQQHEDEDSWRPSAGSMWQPWLHEQQSPEYDPNPNSIVDSIKCILQRYKQLEEHNDNWAHWGNNQNGSIWSVAEPQLQQQQLQLQQQQQSTDPSWDQRSQTVMAASQLYGSNTLPNYEQHMPIAAAIVPSTSTAAAAAPDSSNSNQQFGRNSNNCNAARYNNNRNFVNYNARVGGNRMLYQQQQQFPLQQQQQQQQQQQIQQQQSQQQHAQQQLQQQQQSLQQQHQQQSAQQQAQQQHGRYNYSTSNNSNQQQQQLQLQQQQPLQQQTLQQQQTLPHQQQQLTQLSSPQQPWQLYQQFRQARPRPNFYPSRFYKGNNGYSGNVARKYCRYCCFNGRYASNMLHASNCSYYGGNSNNFANSNNNNVANMDVAMLNMSQEDLDAAQMYAIHGEQFFEMPMGRRYQGTSYPQPTPMTMPPAAAGGATGAPPGLGSSTLAPPAPSPTPSDMYHSNGQYISGWQTTPMSMYSVQLATAISPTSTSTQSLAAATSSSSSLSAGLTGLQQQQQQQQSQVTAPACTDANLYTANFPPLPAPNQKRQNYNNHNTNSNHHNQKD; translated from the exons ATGAAGTACTTGACCAAGCGACAGcgtaaaagaaagaaagtgcaacttttaaatagaatCGGACAGATTCAATACAAGGcgacagaaacaacaaaaataagaacaacgacaacattaacgacaacaacagagtACGAAATCGCTGTTAATGATGACAATACTAGTAATATGGCTGTTATCGATGtctgcgacaacaacaacaacatcaaactGGACATtgagacaaaaataaaa GTTTCCAAGTTGGTGTGTAACACCAAGATCATCACCAAGGGCGGCTcaaaacaacaccaacaccaccagcaacaacaaaaacagcacaaaggaacaacaacaaagacatgCG TGCTGccgaaattaaattacaatttaacaGATAAACGACGATATTTCTTGGGCAGTAACACATTTCATATACCAATCGATCGGGACTTAAAGTGTTATTATCATCGCAATGTGCCGCTAACATTGGCCAACTTTATGGACTTGGATCATCTGGACGAATGTCTCGGACCAGACAGCACAACAGCAAAGGgagaagcagcaacatcgacgCCAGAGAAATCAAAAGCAACAGATCATTCATTTGGCGATCAGCAGGCAATAATAGTGACAACGTCGGATCCACCGATGTCCAGCAGTTCGGGGACGAGCACCTACAGCATTCCCGACAGTCGTGACAGTCACACAGACAGTCAAGACAGTCAGGAGGATAGTTGCAACGGCAGCCTGACGGACTGCAGTCCACTTAGCCAGGACAGCGTGACGACGGACAGTCAAGAGGCGAGTGGTGCTAGCCAAGAGGATATACGGGAGCAAAGCGACAACATACACGACAGCCAGGAGATACAGGACATCGAAAACAAACGTCACATTCAAGACATTCAGAGCATACAAGCCATAGAGCCGAATAATATAGCAACACTTGAATCATCTGTTGTCCCCACTTCCGTCAACGAACTGTTGATACAATTTGCCATCAATACACCGTATCCGGAATTGGCGCGTCTAACGCTCGCCATGCTGCAGAACACGGCATTTGGTGCACTGGCCACTGGAACGCCCAGCACTGTGGGCAACATACCGTCCTATGAATTCTGGCCGCATCCCTATCAGCTCAACGACGATACGACTGCTAccccaacgacaacaacgtcAACTCCCGAGCTGGATGCGCTGCCCTCATGCAGCTTGCGACCTATTGGCTATGAGACCAAATGCAAGACCGAGCAACctccacagcagcagctgcagcagcagcagcaaccggaACAGTCGCAGTCCACTCAGGATCAGCAGCACGAGGATGAGGACTCTTGGCGTCCCAGCGCTGGCAGCATGTGGCAGCCGTGGTTGCATGAGCAACAGTCGCCGGAATACGATCCGAATCCCAACAGCATTGTGGACAGCATCAAGTGCATTTTGCAGCGTTACAAGCAACTCGAGGAGCACAACGACAATTGGGCCCATTGGGGCAACAATCAGAATGGCAGCATCTGGAGTGTTGCCGAGccgcaactgcaacaacaacaactgcaactgcagcagcaacaacagtcgaCAGATCCGAGTTGGGATCAACGCAGTCAAACTGTAATGGCAGCCTCGCAACTCTATGGCAGCAACACTTTACCCAATTATGAACAACATATGCCcattgcagcagcaatcgTTCCTTCTACTagtacagcagcagcagcagcaccagatagcagcaacagcaatcaacAATTTggacgcaacagcaacaattgtaaTGCGGCTCGCTACAATAATAATCGCAACTTTGTCAACTATAATGCACGCGTTGGCGGCAATCGTATGCTctaccagcaacagcaacagtttccacttcagcaacaacaacaacagcagcagcagcaacaaatacaacagcaacaatcacagcagcaacatgcacagcaacaacttcagcaacagcagcaatcactacaacagcagcatcagcaacaatcagcacagcaacaagcacaacagcaacatgggCGCTATAATTACAGCACATCCAATAATtccaatcagcagcagcaacagttacagttacagcagcaacagccattgcagcagcaaactttacagcaacaacaaaccttgcctcatcaacagcaacaactgacaCAATTGTCGTCACCGCAGCAACCTTGGCAACTATATCAGCAATTTCGTCAGGCCAGGCCACGCCCCAATTTCTATCCATCACGTTTCTACAAAGGCAACAACGGCTACAGCGGCAATGTGGCGCGTAAATATTGCAGATATTGTTGCTTCAACGGTCGTTATGCCAGCAACATGCTGCACGCCAGCAATTGCAGCTACTacggcggcaacagcaataactttgcaaacagcaacaataataacgtGGCCAACATGGATGTGGCAATGTTAAACATGTCGCAGGAGGATCTAGATGCTGCACAAATGTATGCCATACATGGCGAACAATTCTTTGAAATGCCGATGGGCAGACGCTATCAGGGCACTTCATATCCACAACCAACTCCAATGACAATGCCGcctgcagcagcaggaggagcaACAGGAGCACCGCCCGGATTGGGATCATCGACTCTGGCACCGCCAGCACCGTCGCCCACACCCAGCGATATGTATCACAGCAATGGCCAATACATCAGCGGCTGGCAAACGACACCCATGTCAATG TATTCGGTGCAGCTGGCAACAGCAATATCGCCAACATCAACGTCCACACAATCATTAGCAGCGGccacatcgtcatcgtcgtcgttgtcagCTGGGTTGACGGgtctgcagcaacagcagcagcaacaacagagtCAAGTGACGGCGCCAGCTTGCACCGATGCAAATCTATACACAGCCAATTTTCCGCCATTGCCGGCGCCAAATCAAAAGCGTCAGAATTACAATAATCACAACACGAATTCGAATCACCACAATCAGAAGGATTAG
- the LOC133849016 gene encoding uncharacterized protein LOC133849016 isoform X1 has protein sequence MKYLTKRQRKRKKVQLLNRIGQIQYKATETTKIRTTTTLTTTTEYEIAVNDDNTSNMAVIDVCDNNNNIKLDIETKIKKVFLQVSKLVCNTKIITKGGSKQHQHHQQQQKQHKGTTTKTCVLPKLNYNLTDKRRYFLGSNTFHIPIDRDLKCYYHRNVPLTLANFMDLDHLDECLGPDSTTAKGEAATSTPEKSKATDHSFGDQQAIIVTTSDPPMSSSSGTSTYSIPDSRDSHTDSQDSQEDSCNGSLTDCSPLSQDSVTTDSQEASGASQEDIREQSDNIHDSQEIQDIENKRHIQDIQSIQAIEPNNIATLESSVVPTSVNELLIQFAINTPYPELARLTLAMLQNTAFGALATGTPSTVGNIPSYEFWPHPYQLNDDTTATPTTTTSTPELDALPSCSLRPIGYETKCKTEQPPQQQLQQQQQPEQSQSTQDQQHEDEDSWRPSAGSMWQPWLHEQQSPEYDPNPNSIVDSIKCILQRYKQLEEHNDNWAHWGNNQNGSIWSVAEPQLQQQQLQLQQQQQSTDPSWDQRSQTVMAASQLYGSNTLPNYEQHMPIAAAIVPSTSTAAAAAPDSSNSNQQFGRNSNNCNAARYNNNRNFVNYNARVGGNRMLYQQQQQFPLQQQQQQQQQQQIQQQQSQQQHAQQQLQQQQQSLQQQHQQQSAQQQAQQQHGRYNYSTSNNSNQQQQQLQLQQQQPLQQQTLQQQQTLPHQQQQLTQLSSPQQPWQLYQQFRQARPRPNFYPSRFYKGNNGYSGNVARKYCRYCCFNGRYASNMLHASNCSYYGGNSNNFANSNNNNVANMDVAMLNMSQEDLDAAQMYAIHGEQFFEMPMGRRYQGTSYPQPTPMTMPPAAAGGATGAPPGLGSSTLAPPAPSPTPSDMYHSNGQYISGWQTTPMSMYSVQLATAISPTSTSTQSLAAATSSSSSLSAGLTGLQQQQQQQQSQVTAPACTDANLYTANFPPLPAPNQKRQNYNNHNTNSNHHNQKD, from the exons ATGAAGTACTTGACCAAGCGACAGcgtaaaagaaagaaagtgcaacttttaaatagaatCGGACAGATTCAATACAAGGcgacagaaacaacaaaaataagaacaacgacaacattaacgacaacaacagagtACGAAATCGCTGTTAATGATGACAATACTAGTAATATGGCTGTTATCGATGtctgcgacaacaacaacaacatcaaactGGACATtgagacaaaaataaaa AAAGTGTTCCTGCAGGTTTCCAAGTTGGTGTGTAACACCAAGATCATCACCAAGGGCGGCTcaaaacaacaccaacaccaccagcaacaacaaaaacagcacaaaggaacaacaacaaagacatgCG TGCTGccgaaattaaattacaatttaacaGATAAACGACGATATTTCTTGGGCAGTAACACATTTCATATACCAATCGATCGGGACTTAAAGTGTTATTATCATCGCAATGTGCCGCTAACATTGGCCAACTTTATGGACTTGGATCATCTGGACGAATGTCTCGGACCAGACAGCACAACAGCAAAGGgagaagcagcaacatcgacgCCAGAGAAATCAAAAGCAACAGATCATTCATTTGGCGATCAGCAGGCAATAATAGTGACAACGTCGGATCCACCGATGTCCAGCAGTTCGGGGACGAGCACCTACAGCATTCCCGACAGTCGTGACAGTCACACAGACAGTCAAGACAGTCAGGAGGATAGTTGCAACGGCAGCCTGACGGACTGCAGTCCACTTAGCCAGGACAGCGTGACGACGGACAGTCAAGAGGCGAGTGGTGCTAGCCAAGAGGATATACGGGAGCAAAGCGACAACATACACGACAGCCAGGAGATACAGGACATCGAAAACAAACGTCACATTCAAGACATTCAGAGCATACAAGCCATAGAGCCGAATAATATAGCAACACTTGAATCATCTGTTGTCCCCACTTCCGTCAACGAACTGTTGATACAATTTGCCATCAATACACCGTATCCGGAATTGGCGCGTCTAACGCTCGCCATGCTGCAGAACACGGCATTTGGTGCACTGGCCACTGGAACGCCCAGCACTGTGGGCAACATACCGTCCTATGAATTCTGGCCGCATCCCTATCAGCTCAACGACGATACGACTGCTAccccaacgacaacaacgtcAACTCCCGAGCTGGATGCGCTGCCCTCATGCAGCTTGCGACCTATTGGCTATGAGACCAAATGCAAGACCGAGCAACctccacagcagcagctgcagcagcagcagcaaccggaACAGTCGCAGTCCACTCAGGATCAGCAGCACGAGGATGAGGACTCTTGGCGTCCCAGCGCTGGCAGCATGTGGCAGCCGTGGTTGCATGAGCAACAGTCGCCGGAATACGATCCGAATCCCAACAGCATTGTGGACAGCATCAAGTGCATTTTGCAGCGTTACAAGCAACTCGAGGAGCACAACGACAATTGGGCCCATTGGGGCAACAATCAGAATGGCAGCATCTGGAGTGTTGCCGAGccgcaactgcaacaacaacaactgcaactgcagcagcaacaacagtcgaCAGATCCGAGTTGGGATCAACGCAGTCAAACTGTAATGGCAGCCTCGCAACTCTATGGCAGCAACACTTTACCCAATTATGAACAACATATGCCcattgcagcagcaatcgTTCCTTCTACTagtacagcagcagcagcagcaccagatagcagcaacagcaatcaacAATTTggacgcaacagcaacaattgtaaTGCGGCTCGCTACAATAATAATCGCAACTTTGTCAACTATAATGCACGCGTTGGCGGCAATCGTATGCTctaccagcaacagcaacagtttccacttcagcaacaacaacaacagcagcagcagcaacaaatacaacagcaacaatcacagcagcaacatgcacagcaacaacttcagcaacagcagcaatcactacaacagcagcatcagcaacaatcagcacagcaacaagcacaacagcaacatgggCGCTATAATTACAGCACATCCAATAATtccaatcagcagcagcaacagttacagttacagcagcaacagccattgcagcagcaaactttacagcaacaacaaaccttgcctcatcaacagcaacaactgacaCAATTGTCGTCACCGCAGCAACCTTGGCAACTATATCAGCAATTTCGTCAGGCCAGGCCACGCCCCAATTTCTATCCATCACGTTTCTACAAAGGCAACAACGGCTACAGCGGCAATGTGGCGCGTAAATATTGCAGATATTGTTGCTTCAACGGTCGTTATGCCAGCAACATGCTGCACGCCAGCAATTGCAGCTACTacggcggcaacagcaataactttgcaaacagcaacaataataacgtGGCCAACATGGATGTGGCAATGTTAAACATGTCGCAGGAGGATCTAGATGCTGCACAAATGTATGCCATACATGGCGAACAATTCTTTGAAATGCCGATGGGCAGACGCTATCAGGGCACTTCATATCCACAACCAACTCCAATGACAATGCCGcctgcagcagcaggaggagcaACAGGAGCACCGCCCGGATTGGGATCATCGACTCTGGCACCGCCAGCACCGTCGCCCACACCCAGCGATATGTATCACAGCAATGGCCAATACATCAGCGGCTGGCAAACGACACCCATGTCAATG TATTCGGTGCAGCTGGCAACAGCAATATCGCCAACATCAACGTCCACACAATCATTAGCAGCGGccacatcgtcatcgtcgtcgttgtcagCTGGGTTGACGGgtctgcagcaacagcagcagcaacaacagagtCAAGTGACGGCGCCAGCTTGCACCGATGCAAATCTATACACAGCCAATTTTCCGCCATTGCCGGCGCCAAATCAAAAGCGTCAGAATTACAATAATCACAACACGAATTCGAATCACCACAATCAGAAGGATTAG
- the LOC133849016 gene encoding putative mediator of RNA polymerase II transcription subunit 12 isoform X3 → MFLQVSKLVCNTKIITKGGSKQHQHHQQQQKQHKGTTTKTCVLPKLNYNLTDKRRYFLGSNTFHIPIDRDLKCYYHRNVPLTLANFMDLDHLDECLGPDSTTAKGEAATSTPEKSKATDHSFGDQQAIIVTTSDPPMSSSSGTSTYSIPDSRDSHTDSQDSQEDSCNGSLTDCSPLSQDSVTTDSQEASGASQEDIREQSDNIHDSQEIQDIENKRHIQDIQSIQAIEPNNIATLESSVVPTSVNELLIQFAINTPYPELARLTLAMLQNTAFGALATGTPSTVGNIPSYEFWPHPYQLNDDTTATPTTTTSTPELDALPSCSLRPIGYETKCKTEQPPQQQLQQQQQPEQSQSTQDQQHEDEDSWRPSAGSMWQPWLHEQQSPEYDPNPNSIVDSIKCILQRYKQLEEHNDNWAHWGNNQNGSIWSVAEPQLQQQQLQLQQQQQSTDPSWDQRSQTVMAASQLYGSNTLPNYEQHMPIAAAIVPSTSTAAAAAPDSSNSNQQFGRNSNNCNAARYNNNRNFVNYNARVGGNRMLYQQQQQFPLQQQQQQQQQQQIQQQQSQQQHAQQQLQQQQQSLQQQHQQQSAQQQAQQQHGRYNYSTSNNSNQQQQQLQLQQQQPLQQQTLQQQQTLPHQQQQLTQLSSPQQPWQLYQQFRQARPRPNFYPSRFYKGNNGYSGNVARKYCRYCCFNGRYASNMLHASNCSYYGGNSNNFANSNNNNVANMDVAMLNMSQEDLDAAQMYAIHGEQFFEMPMGRRYQGTSYPQPTPMTMPPAAAGGATGAPPGLGSSTLAPPAPSPTPSDMYHSNGQYISGWQTTPMSMYSVQLATAISPTSTSTQSLAAATSSSSSLSAGLTGLQQQQQQQQSQVTAPACTDANLYTANFPPLPAPNQKRQNYNNHNTNSNHHNQKD, encoded by the exons a TGTTCCTGCAGGTTTCCAAGTTGGTGTGTAACACCAAGATCATCACCAAGGGCGGCTcaaaacaacaccaacaccaccagcaacaacaaaaacagcacaaaggaacaacaacaaagacatgCG TGCTGccgaaattaaattacaatttaacaGATAAACGACGATATTTCTTGGGCAGTAACACATTTCATATACCAATCGATCGGGACTTAAAGTGTTATTATCATCGCAATGTGCCGCTAACATTGGCCAACTTTATGGACTTGGATCATCTGGACGAATGTCTCGGACCAGACAGCACAACAGCAAAGGgagaagcagcaacatcgacgCCAGAGAAATCAAAAGCAACAGATCATTCATTTGGCGATCAGCAGGCAATAATAGTGACAACGTCGGATCCACCGATGTCCAGCAGTTCGGGGACGAGCACCTACAGCATTCCCGACAGTCGTGACAGTCACACAGACAGTCAAGACAGTCAGGAGGATAGTTGCAACGGCAGCCTGACGGACTGCAGTCCACTTAGCCAGGACAGCGTGACGACGGACAGTCAAGAGGCGAGTGGTGCTAGCCAAGAGGATATACGGGAGCAAAGCGACAACATACACGACAGCCAGGAGATACAGGACATCGAAAACAAACGTCACATTCAAGACATTCAGAGCATACAAGCCATAGAGCCGAATAATATAGCAACACTTGAATCATCTGTTGTCCCCACTTCCGTCAACGAACTGTTGATACAATTTGCCATCAATACACCGTATCCGGAATTGGCGCGTCTAACGCTCGCCATGCTGCAGAACACGGCATTTGGTGCACTGGCCACTGGAACGCCCAGCACTGTGGGCAACATACCGTCCTATGAATTCTGGCCGCATCCCTATCAGCTCAACGACGATACGACTGCTAccccaacgacaacaacgtcAACTCCCGAGCTGGATGCGCTGCCCTCATGCAGCTTGCGACCTATTGGCTATGAGACCAAATGCAAGACCGAGCAACctccacagcagcagctgcagcagcagcagcaaccggaACAGTCGCAGTCCACTCAGGATCAGCAGCACGAGGATGAGGACTCTTGGCGTCCCAGCGCTGGCAGCATGTGGCAGCCGTGGTTGCATGAGCAACAGTCGCCGGAATACGATCCGAATCCCAACAGCATTGTGGACAGCATCAAGTGCATTTTGCAGCGTTACAAGCAACTCGAGGAGCACAACGACAATTGGGCCCATTGGGGCAACAATCAGAATGGCAGCATCTGGAGTGTTGCCGAGccgcaactgcaacaacaacaactgcaactgcagcagcaacaacagtcgaCAGATCCGAGTTGGGATCAACGCAGTCAAACTGTAATGGCAGCCTCGCAACTCTATGGCAGCAACACTTTACCCAATTATGAACAACATATGCCcattgcagcagcaatcgTTCCTTCTACTagtacagcagcagcagcagcaccagatagcagcaacagcaatcaacAATTTggacgcaacagcaacaattgtaaTGCGGCTCGCTACAATAATAATCGCAACTTTGTCAACTATAATGCACGCGTTGGCGGCAATCGTATGCTctaccagcaacagcaacagtttccacttcagcaacaacaacaacagcagcagcagcaacaaatacaacagcaacaatcacagcagcaacatgcacagcaacaacttcagcaacagcagcaatcactacaacagcagcatcagcaacaatcagcacagcaacaagcacaacagcaacatgggCGCTATAATTACAGCACATCCAATAATtccaatcagcagcagcaacagttacagttacagcagcaacagccattgcagcagcaaactttacagcaacaacaaaccttgcctcatcaacagcaacaactgacaCAATTGTCGTCACCGCAGCAACCTTGGCAACTATATCAGCAATTTCGTCAGGCCAGGCCACGCCCCAATTTCTATCCATCACGTTTCTACAAAGGCAACAACGGCTACAGCGGCAATGTGGCGCGTAAATATTGCAGATATTGTTGCTTCAACGGTCGTTATGCCAGCAACATGCTGCACGCCAGCAATTGCAGCTACTacggcggcaacagcaataactttgcaaacagcaacaataataacgtGGCCAACATGGATGTGGCAATGTTAAACATGTCGCAGGAGGATCTAGATGCTGCACAAATGTATGCCATACATGGCGAACAATTCTTTGAAATGCCGATGGGCAGACGCTATCAGGGCACTTCATATCCACAACCAACTCCAATGACAATGCCGcctgcagcagcaggaggagcaACAGGAGCACCGCCCGGATTGGGATCATCGACTCTGGCACCGCCAGCACCGTCGCCCACACCCAGCGATATGTATCACAGCAATGGCCAATACATCAGCGGCTGGCAAACGACACCCATGTCAATG TATTCGGTGCAGCTGGCAACAGCAATATCGCCAACATCAACGTCCACACAATCATTAGCAGCGGccacatcgtcatcgtcgtcgttgtcagCTGGGTTGACGGgtctgcagcaacagcagcagcaacaacagagtCAAGTGACGGCGCCAGCTTGCACCGATGCAAATCTATACACAGCCAATTTTCCGCCATTGCCGGCGCCAAATCAAAAGCGTCAGAATTACAATAATCACAACACGAATTCGAATCACCACAATCAGAAGGATTAG